CAGGCCGTCGACGATCGCATTGACGACCGCGGGACAGGAGCCGATCGCGCCGGCCTCGCCCGCACCCTTGACGCCGAGCGGGTTGGTCTTGCAGGGCACGTTGTGGGTCTCGAAGTGGAATGACGGACCGTCGGCGGCGCGTGGCAGTGCATAGTCCATGAAGGTGCCGGTGACGAGCTGGCCATCGGCCGGGCTGTAGACCACCTGCTCCATCAGCGCCTGTCCGATGCCCTGCATGGCGCCGCCATGCACCTGCCCCTCGAGCAGCAGCGGATTGAGCGTCACGCCGAAATCATCGACGATCACATAATTGACAATCCTGATGATGCCGGTCGCGGGATCGATCTCGACCTCGGCGAGATGCGTGCCGTTCGGGTAGGTGCCGTCGGCGCTGGTGAAGGTCGCGCTGGCGTTGAGCTTCGAAGGCTCGGCGCCCGGACGCTTGGCAAGGTCGGCAAAGCCGATCGAACGATCGGTGCCGGCGACGCGAATGACGCCGTTGCTGATCTCGAGGTCGCCGACGCCGGCTTCCAGTGCCTCGGCCGCGATCTCCTTCAACTGCTTGCCGAGCTCGCGTGTGGCGCGCTCGACGCTGACGCCGCCGGTGGGAATCGAGGCGGAGCCGCCGGTGCCGAGACCGGTTGCGATCTCGTCGGTATCGCCCTGATGGATATGGACACGCTCGGGCGGCAGCCCGAACTGCTCGGCGACGAGCTGGGCATAGGCGGTCTGGTGTCCCTGCCCGCTCGACTGCGTCCCGATCAGGATGGTGACGTCGCCGTTGGGGTCGAGCCGCACGTTGGCGGTCTCCTCGCCCATGGTGCCGCAGACCTCGACGTAGCAGGCCATGCCGATGCCGCGCACGAGTCCCTGCTTCTTGGCGGCCTTGGCGCGCTTGGGAAAGTCCTTCCATTCGGCGACCTCCATCGCGCGCTTCATATGCGCGACGAAATCGCCGGAGTCGTAGACCTTGCCGGTGGCGGTCTTGTAAGGCAGCGCCTTTGGCGGGATGAAGTTCTTGCGCCGGATCGCGTCCGGCGTCATGCCGAGCTTTCGCGCAGCAGCATCGACCAGCCGTTCCACGACGTAGGCGGCCTCCGGCCGCCCCGCACCGCGATAGGCGTCGACCGGCACCGTGTTGGTGAAGACGGTGCGGACGCGGCAGTGAAAGGCCTGGATGTCGTAAAGGCCGGGCAGCATGCCGGCGCCGCCATGCGGAATGTAGGGCCCGAAGGTCGAGAGATAGGCGCCCATGTCGCCGAGCAGATCGACGTCCATGCCCAGGAACCGGCCGTCCTCGGCCAGCGCCATGCGCGCGGTCGTGACGTTGTCGCGGCCCTGCGCGTCGCCGACGAAATGCTCGGTGCGGTCCGCAGCCCAGCGGATGGTCTTCTTCAGCTTGCGCGAGGCGACAGCAAGCAGCGCATATTCACGGTAGGGAAACAGCTTGGTACCGAAGCCGCCGCCGACATCGGGGCAGATCACCCGCATCTTCTCGACCGGAATCTTCAGGATGTTCTGGCACAGGATGTCGCGCAGCCGGTGGCTGCCCTGGCTGCCGACGGTCAGCGTCAGATGATCGCGCTTGGCGTCATATTCGCAGATCGCGGCGCGCGTCTCCATGAAGCTTGCCACGACGCGCGGATTGACGATCGAGATTTCGGCGACCGCATGCGCGTTCTTGAACGCCTCTTCCGCGGCTTTCTTGTCGCCGATCGAGACGTCGAACAGCACATTGCCGGCATGCTGCGTCCAGACCTGCGGCGCACCGTTCTTCACCGCGTTCGCAACCCCGACCACCGCCGGCAGCGACGTCCAGTTGACCTCGATCGCCTCGATGGCGTCGCGGGCCTTGTCGACGCTTTCCGCGACCACGAAGGCGATGGCATCGCCGACATGGCGCACCTCGCCGGCCGCCAGGATCGGATAGGGCGGGCCCGTGAACGGATCGGTCTCCAGGTTGAACAGGCACGGCAGATCGCCGAGATCCTTGACGTCATCGGCGGTGAGAATCAGCGAAACGCCCGGAAGACTCCGGGCGCGGTTCACGTCGATGGTGTATTTCGCGTGCGCGTGCGGCGAGCGCAGCATCATCGCATGCAGCGAGGCCTGCGTGGCGTGATCGTCGGTGTAGCGGCCGAGCCCGCGGATGAGCGCGTCGTCCTCCTTGCGAAGGACGCTCTGACCGACGCCGAATTTGATGGGAGCAGCCATTGGGTCTCCAATTACCGTTCTTGGTTTTGCGTTATATTGCAGCGGTTTGCGGCGAAGCGCAAACGGCTTCTGGGAGGGACGGCCGGTCGCGGACCGCTAGCCGCGGACCAGGGAGAACAGCCATCCCCGGCCGAACAGGACGAGGACGGAAAGGCCATAGGTGAAGGCGCCTACCGCGATCAGGAAGACGAGCGTCATCTCGTCGCGGAAGCGCGCCAGCGAGGCGAAATAACTGCCGGCCAGGTGTGCCGCGAGCCAAAGCACGGCGGCGAGGATGATGCCGACAAGCGCGAATTTCCCGAGCGAGCGCATCCAGCCCCGATCGAGTTCGAGATAGCCCGAGCGCACCGAGAAGAACAGCACGAGCAGGAGATTGATCCAGGCGCCGACGGCGGTCGCCAGCGCAAGCCCGACCTGGGCGAGCGCGCCCATCAGCAGGACCTTCAATGCGACATTGACGGCGAGGCCCGTGAGCGAGGCCTTGACCGGGGTTGCGGTATCCTTGCGCGCGTAGAAGGCGGCAACCGCGCTGCGGATCGTCACGAACGGAATGAGGCCGATCGCATAGGCCGAAAGCGTGGCCGCGGCGGCCGCCGCGTCCGCGGTGGTATAGGCGCCGCGCACGAACACCGCGCGCACGATGGCATCGGGGACCGCCAGGAACGCCGCGACGAACGGCACGGTCGCAAGCAGGGTGAATTCGAAGGCGCGCCGCTGCGCCACTGCTGCTCCCAGGTGATCGCTGGCGGTGATGCGCCGCGACATTTCCGGCAGCAGCACGGTGCCGATCGCGATCCCGATCACGCCGATCGGCAACTGGTAGAGCCGCTCGGCATAATAGAGCGCCGACAGCGCGCCGGCCGGCAGGAAGGTCGCGATGATGGTGTCGGCGAAAACCGCGACCTGCGTGCCCATCGAGCCCAGCGTCGCCGGTCCAATGGCGCGGAAGAAGGCGCGCACGTCCTCGTCCAGCCGCAACGGCGCAAAGCGCGGCAGCGTGCCATGGCGGGCGAGATCGCCGGCAAGCAGGAAATATTGCAGGAAGCCGGAGATCAGGATGCCCCAGGCGGCGGCATGACCGGCGGTCGGGAAGAATGCGGCGAGCGCCAGCGTCGCCATCATCGAGAGATTGAGGAAGATCGAGGCGGCCGCAGCGGTGGCAAAGCGGTGCATCACGTTGAGCATGCCGCCATAAAGCGTGACCAGCGTGATCAGCAGCAGATAGGGAAAGGTGATGCGCGTCAGCTCGACCGCAAGCTGCCGCTGCGCGGCGTCGTCGGTGAAGCCCGGCGCGAGCACCCGCAAGGCCTGCGGCATGAAGGCCCAGGCCGCGACCAGCAGCACCAGCTGCGAGACGAACAGCAGCGTGAAGATGCGGTCGGCGAACAGTCTTGCCGAGGCCTCGCCGCGCTCGCCCTGGACATGGGCATAGGCCGGGATGAAGGCGGTGTTGAACGCGCCCTCGGCGAAGATCGCGCGAAAATTGTTGGGCAGCCGCCAGGCGACCAGGAACGCGTCCGCGATCGGCCCTGCGCCCAGGATCGCGGCGAGCATGATGTCGCGCGCGAGTCCCGTGATGCGCGAAAGCAGCGTGTAGCCGCCGACGGTAAAGATGCGCCCAAGCATGCGATGCTTCTACAGCATGATCCGGAAAAATCGATGTTCGTGTCCCGAATAGATCATGCCACGGCAAAAAACCAAAGTGCGATGGCGCTTCAAGGCATCCATCGCGCTCCGGCGCACACCATCAACTCAAAGCGGCCGAAATCAGCCCGCAATGGCGCCACGCACCGCCTCGATGATGCGCGCCTGCGTCGCCTCGTCGAGATAGGCGTGCATCGGCAGGCTGATGACGTCCTCCGACAGCCGCTCGCTGACCGGCACGCCGCCCTCGGCCACCGGGAAACCGCGATAGGCCTGCTGCTGGTGCATCGATTTCGGGTAATAGATCGCGGTCGGAACGCCCTGCGCCTTCAGCGCGGCGGCGAATTCGTCGCGGTTGGTGCCCCTGGGCAGGCGGATGGTGTATTGCGCCCAGACCGAGGTGCAGCCCTCGGCAAGCCGCGGCACGGTCACGACGTTGCCGAGCCCGCGCGCATAGCGCTCCGCCACCCTGTTGCGCGCCGCGATCTCGTCCTCGAAGATCTTCAGCTTCTCGATCAGGATCGCCGCCTGCATGGTGTCGAGACGAGCGGTGAGCCCGATGCGGACGTTGTCGTACTTGTCCGAGCCCTGGCCGTGGACGCGGATGCTGCGCAGCGTTTCGGCGAGGTTCGCGTCATCGGTGAAGATCGCGCCGCCGTCGCCAAAGCAGCCGAGCGGTTTCGCGGGGAAGAAGCTCGTCGCTGTCGCAAGCCCGAAGGTGCCGAGGCGCCGCCCCTTGTAGCTCGCGCCAAAGCCTTGGGCAGCGTCATCAAGCACGAACAGCCCCTCCTCGGCCGCGACGCCGGCGACCGCATCATGGTCGGCGCTCTGTCCGAACAGGTCGACCGGGATCACCGCGACGGGCTTGAGCCCGCGCTGCCGCGCGCTCGCAATGCCCCGCCGCAGCGAGTGGACATCGATATTGAAGGTCTGCTCCTCGACGTCGACGAAAACGGGCGTCGCGC
This genomic interval from Bradyrhizobium sp. NP1 contains the following:
- a CDS encoding DegT/DnrJ/EryC1/StrS family aminotransferase; this translates as MNQHLRPEPVPFIDIASQRRRLGKTLDEAVAKVLAHCQFINGPEVAELEAALAKFSGARHVVTCASGTDALLMVLMAKGVGEGDAVLCPTFTFCATGEAVALTGATPVFVDVEEQTFNIDVHSLRRGIASARQRGLKPVAVIPVDLFGQSADHDAVAGVAAEEGLFVLDDAAQGFGASYKGRRLGTFGLATATSFFPAKPLGCFGDGGAIFTDDANLAETLRSIRVHGQGSDKYDNVRIGLTARLDTMQAAILIEKLKIFEDEIAARNRVAERYARGLGNVVTVPRLAEGCTSVWAQYTIRLPRGTNRDEFAAALKAQGVPTAIYYPKSMHQQQAYRGFPVAEGGVPVSERLSEDVISLPMHAYLDEATQARIIEAVRGAIAG
- a CDS encoding xanthine dehydrogenase family protein molybdopterin-binding subunit, with the protein product MAAPIKFGVGQSVLRKEDDALIRGLGRYTDDHATQASLHAMMLRSPHAHAKYTIDVNRARSLPGVSLILTADDVKDLGDLPCLFNLETDPFTGPPYPILAAGEVRHVGDAIAFVVAESVDKARDAIEAIEVNWTSLPAVVGVANAVKNGAPQVWTQHAGNVLFDVSIGDKKAAEEAFKNAHAVAEISIVNPRVVASFMETRAAICEYDAKRDHLTLTVGSQGSHRLRDILCQNILKIPVEKMRVICPDVGGGFGTKLFPYREYALLAVASRKLKKTIRWAADRTEHFVGDAQGRDNVTTARMALAEDGRFLGMDVDLLGDMGAYLSTFGPYIPHGGAGMLPGLYDIQAFHCRVRTVFTNTVPVDAYRGAGRPEAAYVVERLVDAAARKLGMTPDAIRRKNFIPPKALPYKTATGKVYDSGDFVAHMKRAMEVAEWKDFPKRAKAAKKQGLVRGIGMACYVEVCGTMGEETANVRLDPNGDVTILIGTQSSGQGHQTAYAQLVAEQFGLPPERVHIHQGDTDEIATGLGTGGSASIPTGGVSVERATRELGKQLKEIAAEALEAGVGDLEISNGVIRVAGTDRSIGFADLAKRPGAEPSKLNASATFTSADGTYPNGTHLAEVEIDPATGIIRIVNYVIVDDFGVTLNPLLLEGQVHGGAMQGIGQALMEQVVYSPADGQLVTGTFMDYALPRAADGPSFHFETHNVPCKTNPLGVKGAGEAGAIGSCPAVVNAIVDGLWREYKIEHIDMPATAERVWIAIREHQRRHSL
- the murJ gene encoding murein biosynthesis integral membrane protein MurJ, translating into MLGRIFTVGGYTLLSRITGLARDIMLAAILGAGPIADAFLVAWRLPNNFRAIFAEGAFNTAFIPAYAHVQGERGEASARLFADRIFTLLFVSQLVLLVAAWAFMPQALRVLAPGFTDDAAQRQLAVELTRITFPYLLLITLVTLYGGMLNVMHRFATAAAASIFLNLSMMATLALAAFFPTAGHAAAWGILISGFLQYFLLAGDLARHGTLPRFAPLRLDEDVRAFFRAIGPATLGSMGTQVAVFADTIIATFLPAGALSALYYAERLYQLPIGVIGIAIGTVLLPEMSRRITASDHLGAAVAQRRAFEFTLLATVPFVAAFLAVPDAIVRAVFVRGAYTTADAAAAAATLSAYAIGLIPFVTIRSAVAAFYARKDTATPVKASLTGLAVNVALKVLLMGALAQVGLALATAVGAWINLLLVLFFSVRSGYLELDRGWMRSLGKFALVGIILAAVLWLAAHLAGSYFASLARFRDEMTLVFLIAVGAFTYGLSVLVLFGRGWLFSLVRG